A window of the Lolium perenne isolate Kyuss_39 chromosome 7, Kyuss_2.0, whole genome shotgun sequence genome harbors these coding sequences:
- the LOC127316460 gene encoding proteasome subunit beta type-3, translating to MSIFEYNGSAVVAMVGKNCFAIASDRRLGVQLQTVATDFQRVFEIHPKLYIGLSGLASDAQTLYQRLVFKHKLYQLREERDMKPETFASLVSAMLYEKRFGPYFCQPIIAGLGKDDVPFICTMDCIGAKELAKDFVVSGTASESLYGACESMYKPNMEPDELFETISQALLSSVDRDCLSGWGGYVLVVTPTEVTERVLKGRMD from the exons ATGTCG ATCTTCGAGTACAACGGGTCCGCCGTGGTGGCCATGGTGGGCAAGAACTGCTTCGCGATCGCCAGCGACCGCCGCCTCGGCGTGCAGCTGCAGACCGTCGCCACCGACTTCCAGCGCGTCTTCGAGATCCACCCCAAGCTCTACATCGGCCTCTCCGGCCTCGCCTCCGACGCCCAGACGCT GTACCAGCGGCTGGTGTTCAAGCACAAGCTCTACCAGCTGCGGGAGGAGCGGGACATGAAGCCCGAGACCTTCGCCAGCCTCGTCTCCGCGATGCTCTACGAGAAGAG ATTTGGACCATACTTCTGCCAGCCAATTATAGCTGGACTTGGAAAGGACGATGTGCCATTTATTTGCACCATGGACTGCATTGGTGCAAA GGAACTGGCGAAGGACTTCGTTGTCTCAGGGACAGCATCAGAGTCTTTATATGGTGCTTGTGAATCCATGTACAAACCAAACATG GAACCCGATGAACTCTTCGAGACCATATCACAAGCTCTGTTGTCATCAGTTGATCGTGATTGCCTCAGCGGGTGGGGAGGCTACGTTCTGGTTGT GACGCCGACCGAAGTTACAGAGCGGGTGCTCAAGGGCAGGATGGACTAG